A genome region from Arachis duranensis cultivar V14167 chromosome 8, aradu.V14167.gnm2.J7QH, whole genome shotgun sequence includes the following:
- the LOC107460806 gene encoding uncharacterized protein LOC107460806, with protein sequence MMSSVDHRNSSTVYKGHEKISISQEEQEKINEVRRLIGPLSAKASVYCSDLSISRYLRSKNWNVKKATQMLQRSLKWREEYKPEEIRWEDVANDAETGKIYMPGYYDRHGRTVLVMRPSRQRSTHDIKEQIMYFVYCIENAIFNLPPNQEEIVWLVDFQGYTLANLSFKITRETAFILQEYYPERLGLGFMYNAPRIFRPFYAMVKPLLESKTYNRIKFGYSNDHNTKKMIEDLFDMDQLDSAFGGNNDTGFDIVKYAERMKEQDKKVASFWALVKTPSSSVSHSASSSDSTSLDPDSDGSNTEN encoded by the exons ATGATGAGTAGTGTGGATCATAGAAACAGTAGTACCGTCTATAAAGGCCATGAGAAGATATCAATATCACAAGAAGAGCAAGAAAAG ATCAATGAGGTGAGAAGGTTGATAGGTCCATTATCAGCAAAGGCATCTGTTTATTGCAGTGATTTATCCATATCAAGGTATTTGAGATCCAAAAACTGGAATGTGAAGAAGGCAACACAAATGCTGCAGCGGAGCCTGAAATGGAGAGAAGAATACAAACCTGAAGAGATACGTTGG GAAGATGTTGCTAATGATGCAGAGACTGGGAAGATTTATATGCCAGGTTACTATGACAGGCATGGTAGGACAGTCCTAGTAATGAGGCCTAGTCGCCAG AGAAGCACACATGATATAAAAGAACAGATTATGTATTTTGTATACTGCATAGAGAATGCCATATTCAATCTTCCACCAAATCAAGAAGAGATAGTTTGGCTGGTTGATTTCCAGGGTTACACTTTGGCAAACCTTTCATTCAAGATCACACGTGAAACTGCTTTTATATTACAAGAATATTATCCAGAGCGCCTTGGTTTGGGATTTATGTATAATGCACCTAGGATCTTTCGGCCATTCTACGcg ATGGTGAAGCCTCTGTTAGAGTCCAAGACTTACAACAGAATTAAGTTCGGTTACTCAAACGATCACAACACCAAGAAGATGATAGAGGATTTGTTCGATATGGATCAACTCGATTCTGCATTTGGTGGGAACAATGACACTGGATTTGATATAGTAAAATATGCTGAGAGAATGAAAGAGCAGGATAAGAAGGTTGCCTCTTTCTGGGCACTGGTAAAGACTCCATCATCATCAGTGTCACACAGTGCAAGTTCTTCAGACTCAACCAGTTTAGATCCAGATTCTGATGGTTCTAACACAGAGAATTGA